In the Methanobacterium formicicum genome, CCCCTGCTCCAGACAAACTACCGGGCACTGGCAGTGGATCTACGGGGCCACGGATACTCCTGCAAAACTCCCGGTCCCTACTCCCTGGATCTCTTTGCCACTGATCTATTAAAGTTACTGGAATCACTGGACATTGGAAAAGCACATTTCCTGGGCCATTCCATGGGTGGAGCAGTTTTACTGGAACTGGCCCTCCATCACCCCGAAAAAATGTATTCCCTGACTCTCATATCCAGTTTTGCCAGGGTAGACCCACCACTGGAAAAAAAATTAAACACACTCCTTAAAATCCTTTCCGAGCAGGGTTATGAGGCCTTTTTTGATGCCTGCCTTCCTCTTACCTATACCCCGGAGTTTCTGGAGAAAAACCAGGAATCTTTTTCTTTGATTAAAGCCACCACCAGTCAAATGGTATCTCTCACCAGTTTAACCGACACCCTGCAGGCCTGCC is a window encoding:
- a CDS encoding alpha/beta fold hydrolase — protein: MLFTMNFLKLENCDLYYQETGSGDPVVLIHGMGSDHTAWGGLVPLLQTNYRALAVDLRGHGYSCKTPGPYSLDLFATDLLKLLESLDIGKAHFLGHSMGGAVLLELALHHPEKMYSLTLISSFARVDPPLEKKLNTLLKILSEQGYEAFFDACLPLTYTPEFLEKNQESFSLIKATTSQMVSLTSLTDTLQACLQIELKDDLSEIDVPSLIIAGSEDTFTPPHHGIFISNNLKQGKMVIMEGVGHNLLVEQPEKTHSLIKDYLKLSRFKTD